From Solanum lycopersicum chromosome 8, SLM_r2.1, the proteins below share one genomic window:
- the LOC101252108 gene encoding uncharacterized protein isoform X2, translated as MDYNDNDYQSHLAGEDSSKVSSVLHPYALPKFDFDDRFDSLVENEVFLGIPTQEDNHWIEDFSRGSSGIEFSSSATDSCSIPRRNNVWSEATSTESVEMLLKSVGQEDMVPGDTIIEESDAGNELGCLIQPAESSLKLDDKQDDVKNSISATPAVESVELSGSFSRCERTKIEAIHSVCAPERQEVGPIADGCSGVNTEEKLQTEVKSIDENLGEVRTAQSESLPDNYNRQPSIPVTESAIKECVTDSLTASIEILASQHNPTNCHSGNTSGLPSEHHKQVEKQISVSKESSLGDGKTHGCAVDSETCTSNASPPSLAASELEVGKDLSTETRMITSEEPCVQRNKCSLTIEGCNKDTSSVEHAEAVFSKGLKDKLQAECNSKLCENEEASVSENCLDTRDTKNQEGSSKGQTEKVSAMQMSDGLTTSTEKEESNLEGHSPLNLGTSEACTVSEISEPSKQNNGNGINALEGPSNIQETSVSAELVERPVSENIETGNDADRVSEGYACGGDHISLSVPAGSMDICRETFSHVVDVDSTSVDVSGGKDTEEVLPVETELVGSCVRDDELRSSSVAGESEQISDQGHGSQFESSTLNNQASDVGFDCRNLILGGDPVSGRSLSGSGAIATEIIDHDDKLKPVSVMGGSDHFSGKEEMEAVLSREAEVSTLKESSEGARQLGLLSDDGKDASSDCHMKIKPMVVDQDVLIQDNSNSASHIEQAASAEANIEGPGARAEAAPIVKNQEMEVETVKFGEVGVEGSSDVIGGLKHDSASVPSYTALSPSEKKKTPSRSRAVVEKVAPLVDTTEIGGEALSTSINSGEKASTKTDRSFTFDVSPLAAGSAKGEADKSIISSQACQPTELKAEDRLHLTSGSKQTDTEIMQKISHGSPLVPDEGTPSGGAKGDRKASRGSGKSGKENPRKGRQSKAINSSKQSDRGDKSCVQFSPSVAVQKIQFETGTGTIERNITKSSGVVSFPTSSLPDLNTTSASVLFHQPFTDLQQVQLRAQIFVYGSLIQGTSPEEACMVSAFGTSDGCRSLWDPAWRACVERIHGQRSRAGNNETPSHSRSGPRTPDQANKQVVHQDKVTTSTAGRAGGKSSNSLAVSPMIPLSSPLWNMATPSRDVLSSARGALIDYKALPSMHPYQTPPARNFVGHTASWLPPAPFPGPWVASPQNSPFDTSAQLPALPVTESVKLTPVKESSLSTASAKHAPPGSVAHAGDSGIQSGAFPHDNTKTPVLPAQFSADQKSRKRKKASGTDDRTQKSKIGTSSESITTPVICTQLSNKAPASDDFGLLSSVAVAPLVAHSQTGPTSVPIIGGHFSTSVVIEPPSSSVPKNNSDIPIASAPSSTELSKRVLDLGKKTPTLEYLSKVEEAKLQAEEAAANATAAVSHCQDVWSQLDKHKNSGLASDVEVKLTSAAVAVAAATSVAKAAAAAAKLASNAALQAKLMADEAMIAFGVSNPSQTQAGFFPNIVNNFGSATPASVLKSQDVGNGSSSVLYAAREASRRRIEAASAASRHAENLDAIVKAAELAAEAVSHAGKVVALADPLPLTQLVEAGPDSYWKVSQTLSGQGIKSNKVNGDESGSPVVEKTPGIFSKQSEGPSVEEMHPMVPACQTTSVSGNIIEDNMRNEEVIRTPVTSVEKDVRGAKGHSMPEVSKTVAVAAESSHDLVEARGDVASSRMQEGSLVEVFKDSDDGKRAWYSAKVLTLKNGKALVCFTDHQSDEGLEQFKDWVPLDAGSDEPPRIRPAHPVTAMQGGKKRRRAVVKEHTWYVGDRVDAWIDYRWREGVIAEKNKRDETTFSVNFPAYGDTAVVRAWHLRPSLVWKDGEWVEWSRLRHDFLSQGDTPKEKRVKLGNPASEDTGNSLSKKMDPLVPVTNESATLLPLSVTEKTFDIGSNKDDSKPNTLRTMRSGLHKEGSKVFGVPKPGKKRKFMEVSKHYVSDRTAKSNAAHGSAKFTKFLMPQATGTGGWKTNSRTDLKEKQQTIETRRKLPKSSKPSSSARTLKDNSITSTRDASGAEHMVGDAIEYDKNEAQQPNVGNFVSNAEEGVEVVKFRSEALPTNIPKKASTSSNRGEGMKKRIPISNLKSSKVEVKDKMIPEVSEPRRSNRKIQPTSRLLEGLQSSLIISKFPSVSHDKSSRSHSRGASR; from the exons ATGGATTACAATGACAATGATTATCAAAGTCATTTAGCCGGTGAAGACAGCTCCAAAGTTTCCTCTGTTTTGCATCCCTATGCTCTTCCCAAGTTTGATTTTGACGATAGATTTGACAGCTTAGTTGAAAACGAGGTTTTCCTTGGTATCCCTACTCAGGAAGACAATCATTGGATAGAGGATTTTTCTCGAGGAAGTAGTGGAATAGAGTTCAGTTCAAGTGCTACCGATTCTTGCTCCATACCAAGACGTAATAATGTTTGGTCTGAGGCAACTTCAACAGAATCTGTTGAAATGTTATTGAAATCGGTTGGTCAGGAAGACATGGTTCCAGGGGACACTATTATTGAGGAGTCAGATGCTGGAAATGAATTGGGTTGCTTAATCCAGCCAGCAGAATCTAGTTTGAAGTTGGATGATAAACAAGATGATGTTAAAAACTCTATCTCAGCAACACCAGCGGTTGAGTCAGTTGAGCTTAGTGGTTCGTTTTCTAGGTGCGAGAGAACAAAGATAGAAGCTATTCATAGTGTATGTGCTCCAGAAAGGCAGGAGGTGGGACCTATTGCTGATGGATGTTCTGGTGTTAATACTGAGGAAAAGTTACAGACTGAAGTAAAAAGCATTGATGAAAATTTAGGGGAAGTTAGGACAGCACAAAGTGAATCTCTACCCGATAATTATAATAGGCAACCATCCATTCCTGTAACTGAAAGTGCAATTAAAGAGTGCGTTACAGATTCTCTTACTGCGAGTATTGAGATTTTGGCTAGTCAGCATAATCCAACCAACTGTCATAGTGGGAATACAAGTGGTCTACCAAGTGAACATCACAAACAAGTAGAGAAACAAATATCTGTTAGCAAAGAGTCGAGTTTGGGTGATGGAAAGACGCATGGATGTGCTGTTGATAGTGAAACTTGTACCTCTAATGCCAGTCCTCCCTCTCTTGCTGCTTCAGAGCTGGAAGTAGGCAAAGATCTTTCAACCGAAACCAGAATGATTACATCAGAGGAACCTTGTGTGCAGAGGAACAAATGCAGTCTTACTATTGAGGGATGCAACAAAGATACTTCCTCGGTTGAACATGCTGAAGCGGTTTTCTCAAAAGGCTTAAAAGATAAGCTACAGGCTGAATGTAATAGCAAACTATGTGAGAATGAGGAGGCGTCTGTAAGTGAGAATTGCTTAGATACAAGAGACACTAAGAATCAAGAAGGCAGCTCCAAGGGTCAGACAGAGAAGGTTTCTGCAATGCAGATGTCAGATGGACTGACTACTTCTACTGAGAAAGAGGAGAGTAATCTAGAAGGCCATTCCCCACTTAATCTTGGTACTTCAGAGGCATGTACAGTATCAGAGATCTCCGAGCCGTCAAAACAGAATAATGGCAATGGTATTAATGCTCTAGAAGGTCCGAGTAATATACAAGAGACTTCTGTTTCTGCTGAATTAGTGGAGAGGCCAGTATCTGAGAATATAGAAACTGGAAATGATGCTGATAGGGTCTCCGAAGGATATGCATGTGGTGGAGACCACATCTCCTTGTCTGTGCCTGCTGGATCCATGGACATATGTAGGGAAACCTTCTCCCATGTGGTTGATGTTGATTCAACTAGTGTGGATGTCTCTGGTGGTAAGGATACGGAGGAAGTGCTGCCTGTAGAAACTGAGTTGGTGGGATCTTGCGTGCGTGACGATGAGCTTAGATCCTCCTCTGTGGCAGGAGAATCTGAACAAATCTCTGATCAAGGTCATGGATCACAATTTGAATCTTCCACATTGAATAATCAAG CATCGGATGTTGGTTTTGACTGTAGGAACTTAATCTTAGGTGGTGACCCAGTGAGTGGTCGATCGCTTTCTGGTAGTGGTGCAATTGCAACTGAAATAATTGATCATGACGATAAGCTAAAGCCAGTATCAGTTATGGGAGGGTCAGATCATTTTTCAGGAAAGGAAGAAATGGAAGCTGTTCTCAGCAGGGAAGCAGAAGTGTCAACACTGAAGGAGTCTTCTGAGGGGGCACGCCAGCTAGGTCTCCTTTCCGACGATGGAAAAGATGCATCTAGTGACTGCCATATGAAAATAAAACCTATGGTTGTTGATCAGGATGTTCTTATTCAGGATAATTCCAATTCAGCAAGCCACATTGAGCAAGCAGCGAGTGCCGAAGCAAATATTGAGGGTCCTGGTGCTAGAGCTGAGGCAGCCCCTATTGTGAAGAATCAGGAGATGGAAGTAGAAACAGTGAAATTCGGAGAAGTTGGAG TTGAGGGAAGTTCTGATGTTATTGGTGGACTTAAACATGATTCCGCTTCCGTCCCAAGTTATACTGCACTTTCACcaagtgaaaagaaaaaaacccCGAGTAGAAGTAGAGCTGTAGTTGAGAAGGTTGCTCCCCTTGTAGATACAACTGAAATTGGTGGTGAAGCGCTGTCCACCTCCATAAATTCAGGAGAAAAAGCTTCCACTAAAACAGATAGGAGCTTTACTTTTGATGTGAGTCCATTGGCTGCTGGTAGTGCCAAGGGAGAAGCTGACAAATCAATCATCAGTAGTCAAGCTTGCCAACCAACCGAG TTGAAGGCTGAGGATAGACTGCATTTGACATCTGGCAGCAAGCAAACTGATACTGAGATCATGCAAAAAATTTCTCATGGAAGTCCACTGGTACCTGATGAAGGGACTCCGTCTGGGGGTGCTAAGGGTGATCGCAAGGCAAGCCGTGGCTCAGGGAAATCAGGTAAAGAAAACCCTAGAAAGGGAAGGCAATCGAAGGCGATAAACTCATCGAAGCAGTCGGATAGAGGAGACAAATCTTGTGTTCAGTTTAGCCCCTCTGTGGCTGTGcaaaaaattcaatttgaaactGGAACTGGAACTATTGAGCGCAATATTACAAAGTCCAGCGGGGTTGTTTCCTTTCCAACTTCAAGTTTACCTGATTTAAACACTACTTCTGCATCCGTATTGTTTCATCAGCCTTTCACAGATCTACAACAAGTGCAACTGCGAGCTCAAATTTTTGTTTATGGATCTCTGAT ACAAGGTACATCACCAGAAGAAGCTTGTATGGTTTCAGCTTTTGGGACATCTG ATGGATGCAGAAGTCTCTGGGACCCTGCATGGCGTGCTTGTGTTGAAAGGATTCATGGACAGAGATCTCGTGCTGGAAACAATGAAACGCCATCTCATTCACGATCAG GTCCCAGAACTCCAGATCAAGCAAACAAACAGGTCGTGCATCAGGATAAGGTTACTACTTCGACAGCTGGGCGAGCAGGCGGCAAGTCTTCCAATTCTCTTGCTGTTAGTCCTATGATACCACTTTCGTCCCCTCTTTGGAATATGGCTACCCCTTCCCGTGATGTGTTATCGTCCGCTAGAGGAGCCCTGATTGATTATAAGGCACTTCCTTCTATGCATCCCTATCAGACTCCCCCAGCACGAAATTTTGTTGGGCACACTGCATCTTGGCTACCACCAGCCCCTTTTCCTGGTCCCTGGGTTGCTTCTCCACAAAATTCTCCATTTGATACTAGTGCACAGCTTCCTGCATTACCTGTCACAGAGTCCGTGAAATTAACCCCTGTAAAGGAGTCATCCTTGTCCACAGCTAGTGCAAAGCATGCACCGCCTGGTTCGGTGGCTCATGCTGGGGATAGTGGTATCCAGTCTGGAGCTTTTCCACATGACAACACGAAGACCCCAGTGTTGCCTGCTCAGTTTTCAGCTGATCAGAAAtctagaaagagaaaaaaggcATCTGGTACCGATGATCGTACCCAAAAATCTAAGATTGGCACTTCTTCTGAATCAATTACTACCCCTGTCATTTGTACTCAGTTATCAAATAAGGCTCCTGCATCTGATGACTTTGGCCTGTTATCGTCAGTTGCTGTTGCACCGTTGGTTGCTCATAGCCAGACAGGACCTACATCTGTTCCCATAATTGGGGGCCATTTTTCTACATCAGTTGTCATTGAACCACCTTCTAGCTCTGTACCTAAAAACAACTCTGATATACCAATCGCCTCCGCCCCATCTTCCACTGAGCTTTCTAAGAGAGTGCTTGATTTAGGAAAAAAGACTCCAACTTTGGAATACTTGAGCAAAGTTGAGGAGGCTAAGCTGCAGGCAGAGGAGGCTGCTGCAAATGCTACTGCTGCAGTCAGTCATTGCCAAGATGTGTGGAGCCAGTTAGACAAGCACAAGAACTCTGGCTTGGCATCAGATGTTGAGGTTAAGCTAACATCTGCTGCCGTTGCTGTAGCAGCTGCTACCTCTGTTGCAAAGGCCGCAGCTGCGGCTGCTAAGCTTGCATCAAATGCTGCATTGCAAGCTAAATTGATGGCGGATGAGGCAATGATAGCATTTGGTGTGAGTAACCCTTCTCAAACCCAAGCCGGCTTTTTTCCTAATATTGTGAACAACTTCGGGAGTGCCACCCCTGCTTCTGTACTGAAAAGTCAGGATGTTGGCAATGGTTCTAGTTCAGTTTTATATGCGGCTAGGGAGGCGTCAAGGAGAAGGATCGAGGCAGCTTCAGCTGCATCAAGGCATGCTGAGAATTTGGATGCTATCGTTAAGGCTGCGGAACTGGCAGCTGAAGCTGTGTCACATGCTGGGAAAGTTGTTGCGTTGGCTGATCCTTTGCCTCTGACTCAATTGGTGGAAGCTGGTCCAGATAGCTACTGGAAAGTTTCCCAAACACTCTCTGGGCAGGGTATCAAGTCTAACAAGGTTAATGGGGATGAATCGGGTAGTCCCGTTGTCGAAAAGACTCCTGGCATCTTTTCCAAGCAATCTGAGGGTCCATCTGTTGAAGAGATGCATCCCATGGTTCCTGCTTGCCAGACTACTAGTGTATCTGGTAATATCATAGAGGACAACATGAGGAATGAAGAAGTTATTCGAACTCCCGTTACAAGTGTTGAAAAAGATGTAAGAGGAGCAAAGGGTCATAGTATGCCAGAGGTGAGTAAGACTGTCGCTGTAGCTGCCGAGTCATCCCATGATCTGGTTGAAGCACGTGGAGATGTGGCAAGCTCCAGGATGCAAGAGGGTTCCCTCGTGGAG GTTTTTAAAGATAGTGATGATGGTAAGAGAGCCTGGTACTCAGccaaagtgttgactttaaagAATGGAAAAGCTCTTGTTTGTTTCACCGACCACCAGTCTGATGAAG GGCTTGAACAGTTTAAGGACTGGGTACCTCTAGATGCTGGAAGTGATGAACCACCAAGAATACGTCCTGCGCATCCGGTGACTGCTATGCAAGGAGGAAAAAAGAGACGAAGAGCAGTTGTTAAGGAGCATACATGGTATGTAGGAGATAGAGTTGATGCATGGATCGACTACCG CTGGCGAGAGGGTGTCATTGCCGAGAAGAACAAAAGGGACGAGACTACATTTAGTGTCAACTTTCCag CTTATGGAGATACTGCAGTTGTCAGAGCATGGCATCTCCGACCAAGCCTTGTATGGAAAGATGGAGAGTGGGTCGAATGGTCCAGGTTAAGACATGACTTCTTGTCCCAG GGTGATACACCTAAGGAGAAGCGAGTGAAGCTGGGCAATCCTGCTAGTGAGGATACTGGAAATAGTCTGTCAAAAAAAATGGATCCACTGGTGCCAGTGACAAATGAATCAGCAACATTGCTTCCTTTGTCTGTCACTGAAAAAACATTTGATATTGGTAGTAACAAAGATGACAGTAAGCCCAATACACTTAGAACAATGAGGTCTGGTTTGCACAAAGAGGGATCAAAAGTCTTTGGTGTTCCTAAGCCAGGAAAGAAAAGGAAGTTCATGGAAGTAAGCAAGCACTATGTTTCAGACAGAACAGCTAAGAGTAATGCGGCACATGGTTCAGCCAAGTTCACAAAATTTTTGATGCCTCAAGCAACAGGCACTGGTGGATGGAAAACCAATTCTAGAACTGATTTGAAGGAGAAACAACAAACGATTGAAACTCGACGGAAACTTCCTAAATCAAGTAAGCCTTCAAGCTCAGCTAGAACTTTGAAGGATAATAGTATTACATCCACTAGAGATGCTAGTGGAGCTGAGCACATGGTAGGTGATGCAATTGAGTATGATAAGAATGAAGCACAACAGCCTAATGTGGGGAATTTTGTGTCAAATGCGGAAGAAGGGGTTGAAGTTGTGAAATTTCGTTCAGAAGCTCTTCCCACTAACATCCCAAAGAAAGCTTCCACATCATCTAACAGAGGGGAGGGCATGAAGAAGAGAATCCCCATATCCAATTTGAAGTCGAGCAAAGTTGAAGTAAAGGACAAAATGATACCTGAAGTCAGTGAACCTCGCAGGTCAAACCGAAAGATTCAACCAACATCAAGG TTACTGGAGGGACTACAAAGCTCGTTGATTATCTCTAAGTTTCCATCTGTTTCACATGATAAAAGTAGCAGAAGTCATAGCAGGGGTGCATCAAG GTAA